One genomic region from Streptomyces sp. NBC_00457 encodes:
- a CDS encoding TrkH family potassium uptake protein: MTGRAGRMWQSLLAAHPARTVVMGFAAVILLGTVLLMLPVATEDGRSADAVTALFTSTSAVCVTGLVVVDTGTYWSGFGEGAILVLFQIGGFGIMTMASLLGLLISGKLRLRMQLTAQAETKSLDIGDVRRVLLGVAGCTLAVELAVGALLALRLRFGYSESVWDAAYLGFFHAVSAFNNAGFGLHADNLTKYAQDPWVTLPIAVAVILGGIGFPVLLELLRHRKRARATGRRRWSLHFRLTVITTAVLLFTGTLLTCVLEWTNNDTLGPFDWHKKILAGFFHSAMSRTAGFNSVDIGAMTDATLLLTCMLMFIGGGSAGTAGGIKVSTFAVLGAAMFAEVRGEPTSSVMGRRLAPHVLRQALTVALAGVGFVMTATLALLAVVDKPFEEVLFESVSAFGTVGLSTGITADLPTVGRLIVILLMFVGRLGPVTLVSALALRERKRRYELPEERPVIG, encoded by the coding sequence GTGACAGGGCGCGCGGGGCGGATGTGGCAGTCGCTGTTGGCGGCGCACCCTGCTCGTACGGTGGTCATGGGCTTCGCTGCCGTGATTCTGCTGGGGACGGTACTGCTGATGCTGCCCGTCGCCACCGAGGACGGGCGGAGCGCCGATGCGGTGACGGCGCTGTTCACGTCCACGTCCGCGGTGTGCGTGACGGGTCTGGTCGTGGTGGACACCGGCACGTACTGGAGCGGCTTCGGCGAGGGCGCGATCCTCGTGCTGTTCCAGATCGGTGGCTTCGGCATCATGACGATGGCCTCGCTGCTGGGGCTGCTGATCTCGGGGAAACTGCGGCTGCGGATGCAGCTGACCGCGCAGGCGGAGACCAAGAGCCTGGACATCGGCGACGTGCGGCGGGTGCTGCTCGGGGTCGCCGGTTGCACGCTCGCGGTGGAACTCGCCGTAGGCGCGCTCCTGGCACTGCGGCTGCGCTTCGGCTACAGCGAGTCCGTCTGGGATGCCGCGTATCTGGGGTTCTTCCATGCCGTGTCGGCGTTCAACAACGCCGGGTTCGGCCTGCACGCCGACAACCTCACGAAGTACGCGCAGGATCCGTGGGTGACGCTGCCCATCGCCGTGGCCGTGATTCTCGGCGGAATCGGTTTTCCCGTGCTGCTGGAGTTGCTGCGGCACCGCAAGCGGGCCCGCGCCACGGGTCGGCGTCGCTGGTCGCTGCACTTCCGGCTGACGGTGATCACCACCGCCGTGCTGCTGTTCACCGGGACGCTGCTGACATGCGTGCTGGAGTGGACGAACAACGACACGCTGGGCCCGTTCGACTGGCACAAGAAGATCCTGGCGGGCTTCTTCCACTCGGCGATGTCCCGAACGGCGGGGTTCAACAGTGTCGACATCGGAGCTATGACGGACGCGACCCTGCTGCTGACCTGCATGCTGATGTTCATCGGCGGCGGCAGCGCGGGCACCGCGGGGGGCATCAAGGTCAGCACGTTCGCGGTGCTGGGTGCGGCGATGTTCGCCGAGGTGCGTGGTGAGCCCACGTCCTCGGTGATGGGCCGCAGGCTCGCACCGCATGTGCTGCGGCAGGCGCTCACCGTGGCGCTGGCCGGTGTGGGCTTCGTGATGACGGCGACCCTCGCGCTGCTCGCCGTGGTCGACAAGCCCTTCGAGGAGGTGCTGTTCGAGTCGGTTTCGGCCTTCGGCACGGTGGGGCTGTCCACCGGCATCACCGCCGACCTGCCGACCGTCGGCCGGCTGATCGTCATCCTGCTCATGTTCGTCGGCCGGCTCGGCCCGGTCACCCTGGTTTCGGCGCTTGCCCTGCGCGAGCGGAAGCGCCGCTACGAGCTACCCGAGGAGCGACCCGTCATTGGCTAA
- a CDS encoding SPFH domain-containing protein, translated as MDAFLIAGLIVALIAVFTVVRAVRIVPQARARNVERLGRYHRTLNPGLSLVIPYIDRVHPVIDLREQVVSFKPQPVITEDNLVVEIDTVLYFQVTDPRAAFYEIANFLQAVEQLTVTTLRNVVGSMDLEKTLTSRDTINSQLRGVLDEATGKWGLRVNRVEIKAIDPPQSIKDAMQKQMRAERDKRAAILGAEGQRQSQILTAEGDKQAAVLRAEGNRTAAILQAEGRSRAIDEVFQAVHRNDPDPKLLAYEYLQMLPQLAQGSGSTFWMIPSEVTAALQGVSRAFSEVLPQSPATREKPSDDMVAQAANDKAQAEEAAAAALADAAKAEGVAPDALPSNPPR; from the coding sequence ATGGACGCGTTCTTGATTGCCGGCCTGATCGTCGCGCTGATCGCGGTGTTCACCGTGGTGCGGGCGGTCCGTATCGTGCCCCAGGCGCGCGCTCGTAATGTCGAGCGGCTCGGCCGCTACCATCGGACCCTGAATCCCGGCCTCAGTCTCGTGATCCCCTATATCGACCGCGTTCATCCGGTGATCGATCTGCGGGAGCAGGTTGTCTCCTTCAAGCCGCAGCCGGTGATCACCGAGGACAATCTGGTCGTCGAGATCGATACCGTCCTGTATTTCCAGGTCACCGACCCGCGAGCGGCTTTTTATGAGATCGCGAATTTCCTTCAGGCGGTGGAGCAGCTCACCGTTACCACCTTGCGCAACGTCGTGGGATCCATGGACCTGGAGAAGACGCTCACCTCGCGGGACACCATCAACAGTCAGCTTCGCGGGGTGCTGGACGAGGCCACCGGAAAGTGGGGACTGAGGGTCAACCGGGTGGAGATCAAGGCCATCGACCCTCCGCAGTCCATCAAGGACGCGATGCAGAAGCAGATGCGGGCCGAGCGGGACAAGCGGGCCGCGATTCTGGGGGCCGAGGGGCAGCGCCAGTCGCAGATCCTCACCGCCGAAGGCGACAAGCAGGCCGCGGTCCTGCGCGCGGAGGGCAACCGTACCGCTGCGATCCTCCAGGCCGAGGGCCGGTCCCGGGCCATCGACGAGGTGTTCCAGGCCGTGCATCGCAACGATCCCGACCCCAAGCTGCTCGCCTACGAGTACCTCCAGATGCTGCCCCAGCTCGCGCAGGGCTCGGGCAGCACCTTCTGGATGATCCCCAGCGAGGTCACCGCCGCGCTCCAGGGCGTGTCCCGTGCCTTCAGCGAGGTGCTCCCGCAGTCGCCGGCCACCCGCGAGAAGCCCTCGGACGACATGGTGGCCCAGGCCGCCAACGACAAGGCTCAGGCCGAGGAAGCCGCTGCCGCGGCCCTCGCCGACGCTGCCAAGGCCGAGGGCGTCGCCCCCGACGCCCTCCCGTCCAATCCTCCACGCTGA
- a CDS encoding NfeD family protein yields the protein MDPWLIWLITAAVLAGAEIFTLTAALGMLSAAALVTAGSAAVGLPLPFQFLVFTIVATVTVVFVRPIAVRHVLQPQVARFGVDALVGKPAQVVAEVTGLGGRVRIDGEEWTARAYDETLVIPAGKTVDVMEISGATAIVYPRD from the coding sequence ATGGATCCATGGCTGATCTGGTTGATCACCGCAGCTGTGCTGGCTGGGGCGGAGATCTTCACCCTGACCGCTGCGCTCGGAATGCTGAGTGCGGCCGCGTTGGTGACGGCGGGGTCTGCCGCGGTCGGGCTGCCGTTGCCGTTCCAGTTCCTGGTGTTCACCATCGTCGCCACGGTCACCGTGGTGTTCGTGCGCCCCATTGCGGTGCGCCATGTGCTCCAGCCCCAAGTGGCGCGATTCGGTGTGGACGCACTCGTCGGCAAGCCTGCCCAGGTCGTTGCGGAGGTGACGGGCCTGGGCGGCAGGGTCCGCATCGACGGTGAGGAGTGGACGGCCCGCGCCTACGACGAGACGCTGGTGATTCCTGCCGGCAAGACCGTCGACGTCATGGAGATAAGCGGCGCCACCGCGATCGTCTACCCACGGGATTGA
- a CDS encoding alanine/glycine:cation symporter family protein has translation MSLESVTTSIDDAVSDFFEPVAKHVGDVVFYTVPVGDTDLPLIVAWLVIAGLIFTTWFGLIQVRKFKLAIDVVRGKYDEEGSPGEVNHFQALTAAVSGTVGLGNIAGVAVAVSIGGPGATFWMILCGLLGMASKFVEVTLGVKYREEHEDGTVSGGPMHYLPKGLAERFGSGGARFGKVLAVLASIMILFFGLFGGNLFQTNQSYAQVASTFGGEDGFMASSAGAVLFGLVVAALVGLVLLGGIRSIASVTSKLVPAMAGMYIVACLAVIIVNVTAVPDAVQGIIQGAFEAEGVAGGVIGALIVGFQRAAFSNEAGLGSAPIAHSAVKTKHPASEGLVALLEPFIDTVIICTMTALTIAIANPASWAEARAGEDIGGVTITSDAFETVLPWFPNLLTVAVLLFAFSTILTWGYYGLKAWTYLFGKSRTSETVFKATWSLFVVAGSLLSLDTLISLADSALFLLSVFNIIGLYLLAPVVKRELNSFLDFVRSRKAQAAVGSGDPEDERESAKVV, from the coding sequence ATGTCACTCGAGTCCGTCACCACATCCATCGACGACGCCGTCAGCGATTTCTTCGAACCCGTCGCCAAGCATGTCGGCGATGTCGTCTTCTACACCGTGCCCGTCGGCGACACCGACCTCCCCCTCATCGTCGCCTGGCTCGTGATCGCGGGCCTGATCTTCACCACCTGGTTCGGGCTGATCCAGGTACGCAAGTTCAAGCTCGCCATCGACGTCGTACGCGGCAAGTACGACGAGGAGGGCTCGCCCGGCGAGGTCAACCACTTCCAGGCGCTGACCGCCGCCGTCTCCGGCACCGTCGGCCTCGGCAACATCGCCGGTGTCGCCGTCGCCGTCTCCATCGGCGGCCCCGGCGCCACCTTCTGGATGATCCTGTGCGGTCTGCTCGGCATGGCGAGCAAGTTCGTCGAGGTCACCCTCGGTGTGAAGTACCGCGAGGAGCATGAGGACGGCACCGTCTCCGGTGGTCCCATGCACTACCTGCCGAAGGGGCTCGCCGAGCGCTTCGGCAGCGGTGGCGCCAGGTTCGGCAAGGTGCTCGCCGTCCTGGCCTCCATCATGATCCTCTTCTTCGGCCTGTTCGGCGGCAACCTGTTCCAGACCAACCAGAGCTACGCGCAGGTCGCTTCGACCTTCGGTGGCGAGGACGGCTTCATGGCCTCCTCCGCCGGTGCCGTCCTCTTCGGCCTGGTGGTCGCCGCGCTGGTCGGCCTCGTCCTGCTCGGCGGTATCCGCTCCATCGCCTCGGTCACCAGCAAGCTGGTCCCGGCCATGGCCGGCATGTACATCGTGGCGTGCCTGGCCGTCATCATCGTGAACGTCACCGCGGTACCCGACGCGGTCCAGGGCATCATCCAGGGCGCCTTCGAGGCCGAAGGCGTCGCGGGCGGTGTGATCGGCGCCCTGATCGTCGGCTTCCAGCGCGCCGCCTTCTCCAACGAGGCCGGTCTGGGCTCGGCCCCGATCGCCCACTCCGCGGTCAAGACCAAGCACCCCGCGAGCGAGGGCCTGGTCGCCCTGCTGGAGCCGTTCATCGACACGGTCATCATCTGCACCATGACCGCGCTGACCATCGCCATCGCCAACCCGGCCAGCTGGGCCGAGGCCCGTGCGGGCGAGGACATCGGCGGCGTCACCATCACCTCCGACGCCTTCGAGACCGTACTGCCCTGGTTCCCGAACCTGCTGACCGTCGCGGTGCTGCTGTTCGCCTTCTCCACGATCCTGACCTGGGGCTACTACGGCCTCAAGGCGTGGACGTACCTCTTCGGCAAGAGCCGGACCAGCGAGACGGTCTTCAAGGCCACCTGGAGCCTGTTCGTCGTCGCGGGCTCCCTGCTCTCCCTCGACACACTGATCAGCCTGGCCGACTCGGCGCTCTTCCTCCTGTCGGTCTTCAACATCATCGGGCTCTACCTACTGGCCCCTGTGGTCAAGCGCGAGCTCAACTCCTTCCTGGACTTCGTCCGGAGCCGCAAAGCCCAGGCTGCCGTGGGCAGCGGGGACCCCGAGGACGAGCGGGAGTCCGCCAAGGTCGTCTGA
- a CDS encoding DUF5302 domain-containing protein — protein sequence MTAEPVTPEGSESVDPETSPPAPDSDGNDDLKRKFREALARKRGAQADAADVAANPNASKVRAAHGPAASQRSFRRKSGG from the coding sequence ATGACCGCAGAGCCCGTAACCCCGGAAGGTTCGGAGTCGGTTGACCCCGAGACGTCCCCTCCGGCGCCGGACAGCGACGGCAACGACGACCTCAAGCGCAAGTTCCGTGAAGCCCTGGCGCGCAAGCGCGGTGCGCAGGCGGACGCGGCCGATGTCGCCGCCAACCCGAATGCGTCGAAGGTCCGCGCGGCCCACGGCCCGGCCGCGAGCCAGCGTTCGTTCAGGCGCAAGAGCGGCGGCTGA